atctcttcttcttcccGCCACCCAGTTATTTCTCTCAATGTCCCTGTTATTCCATTTGTCTCGCCCTTCACCCCACCCAGGGTGCCACTTgcccttctctctctcaaacCAAACAAATTGCTCAGAGAAACTAATCTCTCTTCTTCTAAGAAAGTGTTTGACAGTGGAGGTGCATTAATTCCTTTTGCAGCCCTTGCAGATCGTAGCTTAGCTGCTACAGAGGACCTGCTCCATGCTCTATCCAGAGATCTAGTGCCCATTTCCTCTGACTCTCTACCCCAGTTAACCCCCCCTTCTTCTGAATGCCTGCCTTGGATCTTTCCCTGCCACTGACACCCTGAAAATCTGTCCCTGGTCCTGCTTGTCTCTGGAGAGAGTGTTTTAGAAGTGTCTTTTTGTGTGCAGGTAAAGGACTTCTTGCTTTGCACTGGCATGAGGCCACTTTTCTCCCCTGATAAGAAACGCCTGGGGAGGGTTTCCCCAGATGCCCTATCATATGAGCTCTGCTGTGACGAGATGAGGATGTCTGTGGTTTTTTCTTGGTAATGAGACACCACAGGGGTAGAGAAATTGCTAATTTTGCTGCAATCCTCCATTTTACCATAACCAGCTGAACAGTAGAGTCTCTCAATCCGTTCCATTATACTCTGACCTCCTTTAGGCCCAAACAAAGTAGATGTCCCTCTGACACCAGAGCCAAGTCCAGACAGGGACCTCAACCTAGTAGGGAGAGAATGACCCTTACTGGCCATATCCAAAGTCTTCCTCATGTCCTTCTCTGGGCTGCTCTCTCGAACATTACTTGTTCCCTCAGAGTTATAGGCCTGTATTGAAGACATCACGCTGGCCCTCACGCCTTCAACTTCAATCTTTCTTTCATCCAAGCCTCGTTTGGTTGACAACATGAACGTGTCAGAAATGTTGCCCCGACCAGGGCTTGATACCCCTGTCCTCCTATCTAAACTCTTACTTCTACTGAACAGGTTGTATCTCCTCCAGTCTGTCCTGTCTTGTTGTTCAGATGCAGGGTTACAGTTTCTATCCCTGTCAATGCCAAACTCTGTAATAGTTTTGTCTGCTGTGCCATTCTGGTTCAACTTGGTAGACATTTTATTGCCTGACGTCTCCTTTTCCTCATACTGACCTTTGACACTGCTTTGACTCCCAGTCCTGCTGTGATAACCAGTGACTGGGCGATCCTCCTCTTTGTCTGTACCATTTGTGCCAGTGTGTGTACcatatctctctttctcactgaGTTTCTCAGTggtcttcctctcctccttcaaAAAACATCTGGGTTTCCTAACACCTGGCCCGCAACTAAGACTGTAAGAGGGAGAGTTTGCCGAGCGGACAGTGAAGCGTGCTCCTGTCCTCTGCTTGTCGTACTCACTCACTGGAGTAGGGAGCATGGACAAGTCCATTGTCTGAGAATAAACAAAGTTAATGACCTGCTGTCAAGTGCCAAATCCCAAAAAGAGAGCAGAAGAGGGAACTTGATATTTAAGCAATTCCAAGCAACTGTCTTTTAGACTGCAATCTGGAAGAAAGTTTGTCTGCAGCTGTGTGTAAAAAGCAGTGACACAGTGGAAAAAATTACAGCCTTTTAGTAGTTTCTTGCACAGAAACAAATCCAGCATTGAAAAGCATTTCAGCGATGCTCCTGATGATTCTCTGTTTTGTGGTCTGGATGAGAGGAGTCCTCCGGGATCCTCTCCTTGATTTCTTGTCGTTCTGTCCCTTGGAGTCTTCGGTTCCCCCAGCACGATTTCAGGGAACTGCTCCCATTGCCTGCCAAGCATAATAATGTACAAATTTCCATCCTGAGAATGGATTGGGCTGGAATGTTGTGATATGTGGATTGTGGACTCTCTGGCTCCTCAAAATGGTCAAACAGAATCACAGAAAGGTGGAGGACAGTGAGCAAAACACATTACAGAGAAGTTTAAAGTGGACAAAATGGAGAAGAAATGAAAatggttaaaagaaaagaatagaaGAAAAGATAGAGCATGAGGGCCAAAGAACCAAACACAGTACAGAATGCTCACTCCTGTCAGTTATGCCATTTTGCAACACACCCCTTACCTTTTGACATACCCCTTACATTGACTCAATGAGCCCATTCACAGAACAGTGCACTTTGTTGTACACACATATCATAACAACTGTTTACACAAGCAACACAGTCATGAATACCTGTCAGCGTCAGCAAAACCTGAACCAAAAACTGGAAAAACTCACCTAACTGCAATCTACCCAGCAAAAACAATGCATTAAAGTGCCACAATGAGTCTCTGCGCAGCACGTATCGGTCCCATACAGAACCAAAAGGAGACTGACTGAAACTATGTAACAGTGGATTGAACAGATAAGATGGACAAAGATCAGGGATAAAAACGTTTTGATTTACATAGAGCCGGTTGAGAGATAGATGGAATTACTGATGGACAATGGCTCATTAGGGATATCTGAGTTCACAGCCATACACAACAGGCATTGTCAGTAACCCAGTGGAAGCCTCTCTGATCATTAATCAAGTCAGATTTTGGATCCAATCATCTCTATTGACATGACAGACTCATTGATCTACTGTACAAATACAATAGGACAAAAGAATCAGATAAGCACTGCCTTAACAGCGGGTCATTTTGGACCACATTCTCTGTGGTTCTTTCCAATGCAAGTGAGCCTGAGTGTCGATTTACAGAAACACCTGTTCTGCTGGGTCACAAAGCCTCCCATCTGGGTAACCTAGGCAACACTGCACTGTTTACTTTAAACTCGGATTGAACAGCAAGAAAGACACAAACGCACCCAGACTTcagacaaagaaacacaaatttacTCATTCACATAACTAAAAATTAGCTTATGAATcaaacattcacaaacacatGTGCCTTACCTTATCTAGGAGTGAAGAACCACCGTGTTGACACAAGTTTATAATGAAGGCAGCACTATGTAATGACATCAGCTACtaactcctctctctctctgccttctcTTTCCATCAGCTTTGCATGATGGAGTGTGTACAGTGACGCAAACCTGCCACACTGGTTTATCCTTTcttcttcctgtctctctttctttctctgtctgtttctctctctcctccccctcccatTGTTGTTTCTCCCTCTTTTCGTCTTCTCATAGGGTAGCATTCCTGACTGCAACTCAATGTGTCACACACTAAATGGCTCAACAGGGAGTGCACACTCAAACCCATGCacacaaatgacacacacaggcacacacagacagacagacacaaacacacacacaaacacacacacttgaaactCTCTCTCACAACATTTCATAGCTCAAGGGAGAGGAGATTCAGTGCAGATAATTGTGTGTAACAGAACACAAATGACATTTCCCAACACAAGCTTATCATCACACCACCTCAAGGCAAATTTAAGTTTAATCATCTGGATTGAGCAGGTATCAAAATACATAATAACAGAGCACCTTTAATTGGGACCAGGGACCACAAGGAGCTTATGTTGACCCAGAAATACCAGCAGGGATTATGTAATATGGTTAAAAGTACACTCATATGACATATGTTCAACAAAACAGAATTCAATTGCAGACACACTTGTTGAGAATCTTTGGGACTGTAATGTCTGAATGACTGAAGGAGAAACAAAACCCGATATTGCTGATAAGCTTTTTCCacacaaaagaagaaagagaagcatTGTTGAAGCAAAAACTGGATTAAGCAGAGTGGGAAGATGAataaacaacctttgaatcacAGATGCATAAGGAGCAAGCAGACATAGAtacataacatttaaaaactaaacacCAGTAGCCTACTTACAGTTTTGGTTGTCATGTAGAGGCTCACGTTCTTACTGCTGCTTTTTTGCATGCACCTGCTCTTGTCTTCCGTTTGAGACAGAGGAAACTGTGGTTACTTCATCAGCATGCTGCAACACTACATAATGGACTTGTTAACATCGCTGTGTTCCTGTCAAAGTGAAAACAAACTGAGTCAGACACGTTGATTGTATAGGCCAAGTCTTAGAACCTCAATGATCATACAGCAATACAGAGAGAGGGCTGGTAGGTCACATGGTCGTCTTAGGACAGAGATAAGTCTGTGTGTAGGGGTAAATAGCTCCAGTGTGACTCCACAGACACCAACCCAATTGTTCTTGACAGAAGAATGGCACCCAGCCTCTCTGCGGGACCAATGCAAAAGCAAATCACTGTCCTGCTCACTCAGACACACTGTTAAATAAATTCACTCTTTAGGGTTTATAACTCAGAGGGCAATAATCAGTAGGCTAGGTCACAGTGCAAAGGGACCTATATATAGTCAGCACCTAGCAATCCAGTGTcaagcaaacaaaaataaacgGCAAAAATGTGAACTTTTTGAGAACTAAGTGATTTAATGGTCTacatctttgtgtttgtgtgacggTTGGAGCTGGAAACTACAGAATTCACTGGcctttattttctgtcattgGGGTGTTTGTTGTGAAGTCATTTTCAACAGCAGATGGCAGAAGAGCCCAGAGTAACGTCAAACATAAATATCACACTGCCTGTACCAGTCACGTGACCACCTCGGAAATCAACATACCGGGCGCTTGGCGAAATGTAACTTCACCTTCTTTTACTTCCCTGTAGTCTGTCTGTCGTACAGCGTTAGCttcatgtgttttaaaaacGAGCAATTAAATGAAACAGTATGCCTTTCAAAGGCCAAGTGTTGGACCTACTTTCTGTGATTTAGCTTTGTTTAGCTAACGTTTGGTTAAGTTTAACCATTTCAAAATGCGGAGTGATTCTCTTCTCTCGAGCGTTAACGTGGTGCTTGTAATGGCCTTCGGTAGTCTGGTGAGTCTGTTTCACTTTGTAACTGCATGTTGTATCCAAGTGTTTAAGTTAAATCTCAAGATGACAACAATCtaaatgttgtattttactAGCTTAATTTTCACAACAGTTTACGTATCCTATTCAAACATGATCTCAAAAAGCCAAACTGGCTTAATTCTTACCAATAAACACAACATCCTGTCCACCATGAAACCGGAGTTGAACTATTTATTGATGAATCCATTTGTAACGCAtacaaaaacaatcatactacACCAAAAACACTCAGACGATCACACTACGGTTGATAAACTGTGTGGTTTCCCAGATCCTAACTCCCTCGCGCCACACACCTGTGATGTCCTCTTTCTAATTAGCACACATACGCGCAGGTGACGTAGAGTCAACAACATTCACACAAACCtaccacacacacgcaggacAAGTATGAATTGGCTACAACAGTGTGCATTAAGTTTAATatgatgttttatattttaatgaatatatttaattacttacatattcacacacataatGTGTATTTGTTTCTTTGGTTCTGTTTATGATCCACTGGCATCATGTTCAATACGCTTAAATAGGGTTATGAAAGAATCTACTAACTCTTGACTTTCCTCTATGGtaggtgtttgttttgttgttcatcTTTGTCAAAAGACAAATTATGCGCTTTGCCGTGAAGTCTCGGAGAGGACCACATGTTCCCCTTGGCCACAATGCTCCTAAGGTAACGCCCGCACCATAATTTACCAGAGGTGTGATGCTTTGCAGTGTTTTGCTTGTTAACTATAgcagttttgtgtgtgcatgcgtttgTTTGTTGTAGGAGCTGAGACAAGAAATTGAAGCCAAACTGTGCCAGGTCCAGAAAATCCACTTTGAGCCTCGTCTGCTCTCCCCAGATGATGACCGGCTAAAACACAAAGGACAGTCTggttagagagagacatacacacacactaatacacacCAGTCCTGAAACTATCTACGTGAGTAGTTTTATGCAGTTGTACAGAGGAATCTGTGTGTCTCTTGCAGGTTCCCATGACTACCTGTACAGGATGAGAGCACTGGATGCCATCAGAGACACTGGTAAACTTTGCAGTCACTGATGTTAGTCACAGTTCGTTTTGTTGTCTTGACAGACTGTTGCAATGCCACCTGCACTTTCTGTCAACAGATCTTCCTTTCCGTGAACTGGGTGGCACATCCACCGCTGTGACGGGTAAAAGACTTCGGACCTGGCTTCTAAATCTACGAAACTCTCACTGCGTGTTCCGAGACAGTCTGAGCTCGCTCATCGACAAAGTGCTGGATGGGTACAACAAAGCACGTCACGGGGCTGAGGTCAGCGcctctgtgtgcatttgtgtgccaGAGTCTCTTTAAACACATCGTCATGATGTGTttaaagagtaaagtaaaacaCAAAGTTAAACTCAAGTTGCCTTGACTTGACAATATTGGAGTATTGTGTCACACAGTTCTTGTCTAAATTAATAGCAagaactaggcctgcacgattcagggaaaaatatgaatcacaatttgttttgtttagaattgatatcacgattctgatgatttttttttttctcatgaagtgtaatgtttattgcacacatgaacatgacaaaacaaaacaaattggcagtaccaaacatagattttctttagcacctatagcacattgcgcatcaccacaagcctgtaaacatggaggcttcaatgaagagaacgGAGAGCATTACAGCGCTTGGGAGCAatttaaaacttattttatacaatctatgtttaaaactcacagaagaaagtagtagcattTGTGATGCAATTGGCTCGTAATAttaaatgattacattttttttttaaattgaagttatttaaaaatgtaatcgtgAACAGTGGGGAATCGAGATTGGATTTTATAACTGTTTATCTTGCAGGCCTAGCAAGAACATtgagttttaaaatgtgaataCCACCATAATCTTGCCTTGTAGTCCAGTACCATGAACATCCATATACATATGGCACACATGATTGCGCATATGTAATGGTTTACATTATAACGCATGTTGTGTGGTTGACTGTACATTACACTATTGTAAATTGTTACTTATTTATATAGTATTCTTATGATTAGCATGGTTTTCCTTTTTACCGTATAGCCCATCCTGGTGTGTACTATATACTGTGTAAATGTACTCATGTCCTGTCTTTGACTCCTGCTTTTGTATGTAGGCTTTTGGGGAAGCAGAATTTTTTAAATACCAGGAAGCTCTAACCGAACTGGCGTCTGTGTGAGTAAACATTTTCTCACAGTGCTCCCTTACAGCTTTTCTTTGTTGCTAATCCCATCGTGGAATGTTAATAATGCACCGGGAACACtgtgtttctccctttgctgtTTCAGCGTCAAGtctcacagcagcagcagcagcactccGAGCCAGTACCACCAGTCTGCAGCCAAAGACCTGACCAGCACCACGGAGCCTgcaagctcctcctcctcccccacccAAACCACCTACCTCACATCTTCAATGCACCAGCGTAGCAAGCGGCCTGGACACTTCCTGGAGCTGAAGAACTTCAAAGACAACTACAACACTCTGGACAGCTCCTTCTGAGAACTTGTGACGCCCATCTAAAAGAAAGATCAAAGATAAGGTAGTGCTGCCTGTATTAAAGTGCCTACGGACAACGGGTCACTATCGCCAGATAGTTAAGagtgaaatgaaaaatactGCCTTCATGTATTAACACATATTGCCTGGTTTACAGTATAATGCATATCGGACTCAATGCTCTTTACCTAAGTGTAGCTTATGCGTATATCCTGTATTAATGCATGTTCGAGTGCTAGAATTAGGTGGAAAAGTGACTATAGTAAGTAGGGTTGGTTCGACCAAAACAAAACCAGAGCCATGGGGCTATGCAATGACATAAGacaatcatatatatatatattacagtcTAAAGGCCTATGCAGACTTGTTAGAATAACCGACTGTGTTTAAACACGCTAATAGTAAACAGTTTGTAGAGAAAACCAGTATTAATggtggaaaaacacacacacactgtttgtcACTTATGTTTACATCtatgtatgtctttttttaagccTTAAATGTTTGTCTCACAGAAGCCATACTTGATATAATGAATTTTGATGATTAAGTGctcttttgatttgattgttcTTTCAGTGCAATGTAACAGTATTCCAGTGCATTAATGCATTCTGAATGTTGCATCAGGGCAAGTCTTTTCCTGGCCTTTTTTAGACAGGGACTAGTATTGAGAATTACAACTGAAGCATGTGATGTCCATGCTTGaataattttattttctgtggTGCTTATTGAACAAGTTACCATCCAAATAAAACTGACCAACtgtcaaaatgttttacaaTGTTCTAATTTCTAGTGTGCGTAGGGTCCAGTAGAGGGCACTCCCTTCATAGTAAAAATCTAGTAAGAAGTCAAAACAAGCATTGTACAaattttcagttatttattttgcGAACCACAAATACATATAGATTAGAATGTACTTCATAAAAAACCTATTACCATATACAATTTGTCTTGAggttttataatataaataaatataaagaagAAAGTTGTTAGGTAGAAatttaaacaaatcacaaaaatcaaatcacattaatatatacaaaaaagGTGACTGTTCATACTGACAGGAAACTGAAATGGTTTACAGGAAATATGTAGAATAATGACACTTCTATGAAGCAGTAATGTCAAATGTCttcaacatcaacatttttCCTTCTGCTGTCTCTGTTCATGAAGTGCCATATTGTTTGGGGCTTAAACATTCACTCAGAAAAGTCATGGATGAGTACACGGACAACAGATGAAAATCATCGGGTTAATGATTTTTACATGAAACCTTTAGCTTAGTTAGCTACAGTATGTTTGCTACATTACCGTATGTAGACTGCCATCCTGCATTTCACTCAACAGTTCTGTTTTGAACGGCAACGCTAAACTGTCAAACTCAAAAGGTTAAAACAGCAATCAAAACAGGGCAGCACAAGAAAACACTTGCATACAGCACGCAGTATTACATGTAAAACTTCAAATGCACATCAGCGAAATCAGCATGCCTACTGTATCTACAT
The Etheostoma spectabile isolate EspeVRDwgs_2016 chromosome 6, UIUC_Espe_1.0, whole genome shotgun sequence genome window above contains:
- the ltap1 gene encoding protein C1orf43 homolog isoform X2, whose translation is MRFAVKSRRGPHVPLGHNAPKELRQEIEAKLCQVQKIHFEPRLLSPDDDRLKHKGQSGSHDYLYRMRALDAIRDTDLPFRELGGTSTAVTGKRLRTWLLNLRNSHCVFRDSLSSLIDKVLDGYNKARHGAEAFGEAEFFKYQEALTELASVVKSHSSSSSTPSQYHQSAAKDLTSTTEPASSSSSPTQTTYLTSSMHQRSKRPGHFLELKNFKDNYNTLDSSF
- the ltap1 gene encoding protein C1orf43 homolog isoform X1, which produces MRSDSLLSSVNVVLVMAFGSLVFVLLFIFVKRQIMRFAVKSRRGPHVPLGHNAPKELRQEIEAKLCQVQKIHFEPRLLSPDDDRLKHKGQSGSHDYLYRMRALDAIRDTDLPFRELGGTSTAVTGKRLRTWLLNLRNSHCVFRDSLSSLIDKVLDGYNKARHGAEAFGEAEFFKYQEALTELASVVKSHSSSSSTPSQYHQSAAKDLTSTTEPASSSSSPTQTTYLTSSMHQRSKRPGHFLELKNFKDNYNTLDSSF